The sequence below is a genomic window from Entelurus aequoreus isolate RoL-2023_Sb linkage group LG15, RoL_Eaeq_v1.1, whole genome shotgun sequence.
ctatggactgaactctcacactatcatgttagatccactatggactggactctcactattatgttagatccactatggactggactctcactattatgttagatccactatggactgaactctcactattatgttagatccactatggactggactctcacactatcatgttagatccactatggactggactctcactattatgttagatccactatggactggactctcacactattatgttagatccactatggactggactctcacactattatgttagatccactatggactggactctcactattatgttagatccactatggactggactctcactgttatgttagatccactatggactggactctcacactattatgttagatccactatggactgaactctcactattatgttagatccactatggactggactctcactattatgttagatccactatggactggactctcactattatgttagatccactatggactgaactctcacactatcatgttagatccactatggactggactctcactattatgttagatccactatggactggactctcactattatgttagatccactatggactgaactctcactattatgttagatccactatggactggactctcactattatgttagatccactatggactgaactctcactattatgttagatccactacggactggactctcactattatgttagatccactatggactggactctcacactattatgttagatccactatggactggactctcacactattatgttagatccactatggactggactctcacactattatgttagatccactatggactggactctcacactattatgttagatccactatggactggaatctcactattatgttagatccactatggactggactctcactgttatgttagatccactatggactggactctcacactattatgttagatccactatggactggactctcacactattatgttagatccactatggactggactctcacactattatgttagatccactatggactggactctcacactattatgttagatccactatggactggaatctcactattatgttagatccactatggactggactctcactgttatgttagatccactatggactggactctcacactatcatgttagatccactatggactggactctcactattatgttagatccactatggactggactctcactattatgttagatccactatggactggactctcacaatattatgttagatccactatggactggactctcacactatcatgttagatccactatggactggactctcactattatgttagatccactatggactcgactctcactattatgttagatccactatggactcgactctcactattatgttagatccactatggactggactctcactgttatgttagatccactatggactggactctcacactattatgttagatccactatggactggactctcactattatgttagatccactatggactgaactctcactattatgttagatccactatggactggactctcactattatgttagatccactatggactggactctcactattatgttagatccactatggactcgactctcactattatgttggatccactatggactggactctcacactattatgttagatccactatggactggactctcactattatgttagatccactatggactgaactctcactattatgttagatccactatggactggactctcactattatgttagatccactatggactggactctcactattatgttagatccactatggactgaactctcacactaccatgttagatccactatggactggactctcactattatgttagatccactatggactggactctcactattatgttagatccactatggactcgactctcactattatgttggatccactatggactggactctcacactattatgttagatccactatggactggactctcacactattatgttagatccactatagactggactctcacactattatgttagatccactatagactggactctcacactattatgttagatccactatggactggactctcacactattatgttagatccactatagactggactctcacactattatgttagatccactatggactggactctcacactattatgttagatccactatagactggactctcacactattatgttagatccactatagactggactctcacactattatgttagatccactatagactggactctcacactattatgttagatccactatggactggactctcacactattatgttagatccactatggactggactctcactattatgttagatccactatggactggactctcactattatgttagatccactatggactggactctcactattatgttagatccactatggactggactctcacacaattttTTATTGTTactctttttctttgttttttctttttttttttttttagatattttacaCTGTTGATTAGGTGTTTTTTGCTTAAACAATTGTGTGTAATAAAAGGTAGGTGTTGTATTTttgtagtccatccatccattttctactgcttgtccctaatTACTTACAAATTTTAGGTTACACAGTCTTGGGTCATTTTAAACGACAAATTGCATGAAAAAATGCAAGAAAATACAACAATTAATAAGGGAACTTGAACTTtagaattgttttgttttgtgtggaCAAAATTAcaatgtgtgatttttttttccttttccaaTTCATGCGGCTCACTTCTATATGTTTGCATGTACGGAAAAATGGACAAAGAATCTTTAAAAAGTATCAGTCCCGCATTAACTTAGTATCGTCTCGATACTACATTGTTCAGTATCGCCTGCCCCAGTGACAGCCTTTGTCGTGACGTCACCCTCAAGGTCCTGGCAGGACGCAAACACTAATTTGACCTCGGCGGTGACTTAGTCTCATGTTACCACTTATTCCTAATAAATGAAGGATATAAACGTGTTTGAATACGATTGAAAGATTTTGGCCTGGCTACGCACTCGGGTTGTGTATTATTAGTCTTTGTAGTTATTCTGCCTTCGAGGACCTCCACGCCCCCAGCCGTCGAAGTCGGAAGAGTAAGATCCAGACTGTTGTGGTTCCAGCGCCACCCACAAAATGTCGACCTTTTATTCATAACTGGGACTTATTCTGACGCGTTAACTGCTCCCACTCCGCTACATACGGCTATGATGTCGGGGGCGCCCGGGGGAGGCTCCTCTAGTCTGGGCGCGGCGTCGGGAGCTGGTTGCAGCTCCGCCGGCCCTCTTCACGCCGGGGCAGGCGCAGGGGTGGCGGGGAGGCTGCCCGCGCGGGTCCTGGAGCACATCTTCTCCTACTTGGAGATGCTGGATCTGACCCAGTGCGCCTTGGTGTGCTGGCACTGGAGCAACATGCTGGCGGATGAAAACAGCGAGGTGTGGCGGAGCCTGTGTGCCCGCTCGCTGAGCGACGAGGCGCTGCGGTCCGACATCCTGTGCAACCTCCCGTCGTACAAGGCCAAGGTGGGTTTCACACACTTGGACCGGATCGGACATCTTATACGCCGATAACGTCTACTGTGCACACCCACCATTCTGACTTGAAACGGGCCTAGCTGTACCTAAACAATGTCTGTGTAGTCGAGGCACGATCCGGGTTTATTTTACGGCCGAatccgataccgatcatccatgagtgatatcggccgatacaataccgataccGATCGCATGTTTGAATTATTCCATCCGTTTGTAGACATCTAATATAATATCACGTTGTGATTGTACGTTTACAGTATATGGTTTCGCAGTTACAAGCAGCCTGTTGAAAGATGCCGTAACCCAAAAGCCAACAACACCCGCCTTCcgaaaagtttgaaaaaaaaaaaagatatcaatTTTGGGGTCCCacattttttgtaagcgttttgaaaacaaatgatacatgtatgcattattctgttatatctcacattctatattgtgttttggaaaaaggttgtcgtaaatgttacttaattcataaaaaaacaacaacaaaataaaacaaaattttatgtaaatttattcagttagtttattcatttacttttttccttcatggatctaaacattATTGTTTAAACGCCGATAATGTCTACCATGCACAGCCACAGAGCAATAGATGCACGATTCTGACTTGAAATGGGCCTAACTGTACCTAATCAATGTCTGTGTAGTCGAGGCACGATCCGGGTTTATTTGACTGCCGAATCCGATACCGATcacccatgagtgagatcggccgatacaataccgataccGATCGCATGTTTGAATTTCTCCATCCGTTTGTTGACATCTAATATCATAATAATATCACGTTGTGATGATACGTTTACAGTATATGGTTTCGCAGTTACAAGTAACCTGTTGAAAGAAGCCGTAACCCAAACACCAACAACACCCGCCTcacaaaaaatttagattttttttttttttaaattttactcattaaaacaatgcaaaaatatcaaTTCAAATGCGCGAGTGTAAAGCCTGGTGTATTGCATGTATTCCGACAAAGgatttcttcccggaagtgaaaaccagtggtggtcaaccaaaatgaattttaaaaatggggtcccaaagtaaatttttggggtcccactttttttgtaagcgttttgaaaacaaatgataatgtAAACCCAAACACCAACAACACCCGCCCACccgaaaagttaaaaaaaaaaaaatatatatatatatatatatatatatattttactcattaattaaaacaatgcaaaaatatacattttggggtcccacattttttgtaagcgttttgaaaacaaatgataaatgtatgcattattctgttgtattgcacattctatattgtgttttggaaaaatgttgtcataaacgttacttagttcattaaaaaaaataatacaaaagaaaactaaattttatgtaaatgtattcagttataaacatttgtTCACTTTTTTCCTTcaaggatctaaactttaccgtttAAACGCCGATAATGTCTACCATGCACACCCACAGAGCAATAAATGCACAATTCTGACTTGAAATGGGCCTAACTGTACCAAAACAATGTCTGTGTGGTCGAGGCACGATCCGGGTTTATTTTACAGCCGAatccgataccgatcatccatgagtgatatCGGCCGACACAATACCGATACCATGTGTGAATTTTTCCATCCGTTTGTTGACATCTAATATCATAATAATATCACGTTGTGATTGTACGTTTACAGTATATGGTTTCGCAGTTACAAGTAGCCTGTTGAAAGAAGCCGTAACCCAAACACCAACAACACCCGCCTcacaaaaaatttggattttttttttttaagttttactcattaaaacaatgcaaaaataccaattttaaaaataattgtgttCATGATTACATCTCACATGCGCGAGTGTAAAGCCTGGTGTGTTGCATGTATTCCGACAAAGGATTTCTTCccagaagtgaaaaccagtgaaaAATCAAACTATGAATTTTCAAaaaggggtcccacagtaaatttttggggtcccacatggatctaaactttaccgtttATACGCCGATAATGTCTACTATGCACACCCACAGAGCAATAGATGCACGATTCTGACTTGAAATAGGCCTAACTGTACCTAAACAATGTCTGTGTAGTCGAGGCACGATTCAGGTTTATTTGACTGCCGAatccgataccgatcatccatgagcaAGATCGGCCGATCGGCATGTTTGAATTTCTCCATCCGTTTGTTGACATctaatatacataataatatCATGTTGTGATTGTACGTTTACAGTATATGGTTTCGCAGTTACAAGTAGCCTGTTGAAAGAAGCCGTAACCCAAACACCAACAACACCCGTCTCCCTAAAagtttgaaaaaacaaaacaaaacaagattttactcattaaaacaatgcaaaaatatcaaTTTTGGGGTCCCacattttttgtaagcgttttgaaaacaaatgataatgtAAACCCAAACACCAACAACACCCGCCCACccgaaaagttaaaaaaaaatatatatatatatatatatatatatatatatatatatatatatatatatatatatatatatatatatatatatatatatatattttactcattaattaaaacaatgcaaaaatatacattttggggtcccacattttttgtaagcgttttgaaaacaaatgataaatgtatgcattattctgttgtatcgcacattctatattgtgttttggaaaaatgttgtcataaacgttacttagttcattaaaaaaaataatacaatagaaaactaaattttatgtaaatgtattcagttataaacatttgtTCACTTTTTTCCTTcaaggatctaaactttaccgtttATACGCCGATAATGTCTACCGTGCACACCCACAGAGCAATAAATGCACAATTCTGACTTGAAATGGGCCTAACTGTACCAAAACAATGTCTGTGTGGTCGAGGCACGATCCGGGTTTATTTTACAGCCGAatccgataccgatcatccatgagtgatatcggccgatacaataccgataccATGTGTGAATTTTTCCATCCGTTTGTTGACATCTAATATCATAATAATATCACGTTGTGATTGTGATTGTTGTGGTTTCCTAGTTACAAGCAGCCTGTTGAAAGAAGCCGTAACCCAAACACCAACAACACCCGCCTCCcaaaaaatttggatttaaaaaaaaaaagttttactcattaaaacaatgcaaaaataccaattttaaaaataattgtgttCATGATTACATCTCACATGCGCGAGTGTAAAGCCTGGTGTGTTGCATGTATTACGACAAAGgatttcttcccggaagtgaaaaccagtgaaaAATCAAActatgaatttttaaaatggggtcccacagtaaatttttggggtcccacatggatctaaactttaccgtttGTACGCCGATAATGTCTACTATGCACACCCACAGAGCAATAAATGCACGATTCTGACTTGAAACGGGCCTAACTGTACCAAAACAATGTCTGTGTAGTCGAGGCACGATCCGGGTTTATTTTACGGCCGAAtccgataccaatcatccatgggtgagatcggccgatacaataccgataccGATCGCATGTGTGAATTTTTCCATCCGTTTGTTGACATCTAATATCATAATAATATCACGTTGGGATACGTTTACACTATATGGTTTCCTAGTTACAAGCAGCCTGTTGAAAGAAGCCGTAACCCAAACACCAACAACACCCGCCCTcccgaaaagtaaaaaaaaaaaaaaaaagattttactcattaaaacaatgcaaaaatatcaaTTATGGGGTCCACTTTTTTTGCAGgcgttttaaaaacaaatgataaatgtatgcattattctgttatacatcacattctatattgtgttttggaaaaaggttgtcgtaaacattaatttatttaaaaaaataatactaaagaaaacacatttttatgtacatttattcagttataaacatttgttcgcttttttccttcatggatctaaactttaccgtttATACGCCGATAATGTCTACTACGCACACCCAGGATTCTGACTTGAAATGGGCCTAACTGTACCTAAACAATGTCTGTGTAGTCGAGGCACGATCCGGGTTTATTTTACAGCCGAATCCGATACCGATCACCCATGAGTGATATCGgccgatacaataccgataccGATCGCATGTTTGAATTATTCCATGCGTTTGTTGACATCTAATATCATAATAATATCACGTTGTGATTGTACGTTTACAGTATATGGTTTCGCAGTTACAAGCAGCCTGTTGAAAGAAGCCGTAACCCAAACACCAACAACACCCGCCCTcccgaaaagtaaaaaaaaaaaaaaaaagattttactcattaaaacaatgcaaaaatatcaaTTATGGGGTCCACTTTTTTTGCAGgcgttttaaaaacaaatgataaatgtatgcattattctgttatacatcacattctatattgtgttttggaaaaaggttgtcgtaaacattaatttatttaaaaaaataatactaaagaaaacaaatttttatgtacatttattcagttataaacatttgttcgcttttttccttcatggatctaaactttaccgtttATATGCCGATAATGTCTACTACGCACACCCAGGATTCTGACTTGAAATGGGCCTAACTGTACCTAAACAATGTCTGTGTAGTCGAGGCACGATCCGGGTTTATTTTACAGCCGAATCCGATACCGATCACCCATGAGTGATATCGgccgatacaataccgataccGATCGCATGTTTGAATTTTTCCATCCGTTTGTTGACATCTAATATCGTAATAATATCACGTTGTGATGATACGTTTACAGTATATAGTTTCCTAGTTACAAGTAGCCTGTTGAAAGAAGCCATAACCCAAACACCAACAATATTTTCCCTCCCGGTCCCCGACAGCTCAAATCTTACCAACACGCTCTGAGCTCCCACGATTGCTCCCGCAACGTGTACGTGAAGAAGAACGGTTTCACCCTGCACCGCAACCCCATCGCCCAGAGCACCGACGGGGCGCGGGGCAAGATCGGCTTTTCGGAGGGGCGCCACGCCTGGGAGATCTGGTGGGAAGGGCCCCTGGGGACGGTGGCGGTGATCGGCCTGGCCACGAAGCGGGCGTCCATGCAGTGCCAGGGCTACGTGGCCCTGCTGGGCAGCGACGACCAGAGCTGGGGATGGAACCTGGTGGACAACAACCTGCTGCACAACGGGGAAGTGAGCGGGAACTTCCCGCAGTGCAACAACGCGCCCAAATATCAGGTAGGAGACTCCCGCTTTTCCTAAGAGATGCCAGCTCGTTTTTCCAACAATTAAAGAACCCATAGCTTCCAGACTACTCTCAAAAGTTATCTTTATCAATTTATGCTCCTGAAAATTAATCTGGctgtcatttcccataatatcacTTAATTACCTacccattactcaaaaactaactgtacttgaacgccccctcttggtgtgatgtcATCTACAGAACCGGAGCCCATATCCCCGCATAGGCAGTGTGGAGAAAACATGTCAACTATTATTTTCAGCACTTCATTGCCCGTTTTTTGTCACCCTGGTTAACGATGACCTCAAAACTGATATGGTAACtagagatgataaatgctttaaaatgtaatatcgaaaattatcagtatcatttttttaatatcggtatcggtttttaaaaaaaaaatttttaaattaatttttttattaaatttacataaaaaacacaagatacacttacaattagtgcaccaacccaaaaaacctccctcccccatttacactcattcacacaaaagggttgtttctttctgttattaatattctggttcctacattatatatcaatatatatcaatacagtctgcaagggatacagtccgtaagcacacatgattgtgcatgctgctggtccactaatagtactaacctttaacagttaattttactcattttcattaattactagtttctatgtatctgtttttatattgttttactttcttttttattcaagaaaatgtttttaatttatttttattttattaatattttaaaaaaggaccttatcttcaccatacctggttgtccaaattaggcataataatgtgttaaattccacgactgtatatatcggtatcggttgatatcggtatcggt
It includes:
- the fbxo45 gene encoding F-box/SPRY domain-containing protein 1, with protein sequence MMSGAPGGGSSSLGAASGAGCSSAGPLHAGAGAGVAGRLPARVLEHIFSYLEMLDLTQCALVCWHWSNMLADENSEVWRSLCARSLSDEALRSDILCNLPSYKAKLKSYQHALSSHDCSRNVYVKKNGFTLHRNPIAQSTDGARGKIGFSEGRHAWEIWWEGPLGTVAVIGLATKRASMQCQGYVALLGSDDQSWGWNLVDNNLLHNGEVSGNFPQCNNAPKYQIGERIRVILDMDDKTLAFERGFEFLGIAFRGLPKACLFPAVSAVYGNTEVTMVYLGKPLDG